Part of the Candidatus Tiamatella incendiivivens genome, AGTGGAGGCAGATTAGTACCGGTAATCAGTTACAACCCAGATATCCCATTAGAGGATAATGTGAAGTGTATTGAGAGGAACAAGGGAAGAGTCCTAGGATTAAAACTGTTCCCGACATTCCACTTCATAGACCCTGGGGACAAAAAGCTCTACCCTATATATCAAGCATTAATGGATAACGGCATGATCCTCATAGTACACACCGGATGCGACCCTGGTATATGGGAGCTCCCCTCTATGTGTAAAACAGCTAGGCCTAGGAGTCTCGACGGTGTCGCAAGAATATTCAAGGATTTGGATATTGTTGTAGCCCACTTAGGTAGCTACAGCCTGTTGGAGCCGGGCATATTCTTCCATGAAAGCATCGAGCTAGGCAGGAAGCATGAGAACGTCTACTTCGATACAAGCGCGATAGACACCTACTTTGTAGGGAAAGCTGTGGCAAAGCTCGGTGCGGACAGGCTCTTATTCGGCTCCGACTACCCGTACATGGTCGGCTTAACCTTAAGGGACATTGTGTGTGAATACATAAAAGCCTGTTGGAGTGATGATGTTAAAATGAGAATTCTAAGGGAAAACGCTATTAGGCTACTGGGAACTCACGGGTGGAAGATCTTTTAACTATGG contains:
- a CDS encoding amidohydrolase family protein gives rise to the protein MHIIDFHMHLPPKPKDPVEAGWKLVESMNKSGVSHSVVIAVETSRKLFKVRMDKKALRKALSESGIHAVMSRWSVIRRIIENPDKVLEEHEYLLVEHRRDNKEILAAAESSGGRLVPVISYNPDIPLEDNVKCIERNKGRVLGLKLFPTFHFIDPGDKKLYPIYQALMDNGMILIVHTGCDPGIWELPSMCKTARPRSLDGVARIFKDLDIVVAHLGSYSLLEPGIFFHESIELGRKHENVYFDTSAIDTYFVGKAVAKLGADRLLFGSDYPYMVGLTLRDIVCEYIKACWSDDVKMRILRENAIRLLGTHGWKIF